The following are encoded in a window of Polynucleobacter sp. AP-Kolm-20A-A1 genomic DNA:
- a CDS encoding phosphomannomutase/phosphoglucomutase has translation MQLSSSIFKAYDIRGIIDETLDPSIAKLIGQAFGTEMRKLGETEIVIGRDGRLSGPSLIEALTEGLLSTGINVIDLGMVATPMVYFGANQVLDGKKPKSGIMITGSHNPPNYNGFKMVLGGAAIYGDQIQALRQRIEAKKFASGQASRSTFDIFPMYLKHIVGDVKLARPMKIAVDCGNGVGGAFAGQLFRALGCEVQELFCEVDGHFPNHHPDPAHIENLQDLIKNLQTTDNELGLAFDGDADRLGVVTKDGQVIFPDRQMMLFAKDVLSRNPGGQIIYDVKCTRNLATYVKQHGGEPLMWKTGHSLVKAKLKETGAPLAGEMSGHIFFKDRWFGFDDGLYTGARLLEILSKEKDPNKTLNDLPNAICTPELQLACAEGEPFALLETIKANAKFPTSESINTIDGVRVEYADGFGLARPSNTTPVVVMRFEADSEEAIARIQAEFKAVLLAAKPGAKLPF, from the coding sequence ATGCAACTGTCTTCATCTATTTTTAAAGCCTATGACATTCGCGGCATCATCGATGAGACGCTAGATCCTTCTATTGCCAAGCTGATTGGCCAAGCGTTTGGCACTGAAATGCGCAAGCTTGGCGAAACTGAGATTGTTATTGGTCGCGATGGACGTTTGTCTGGTCCTAGCCTGATTGAAGCCTTAACTGAAGGCTTACTCTCTACAGGCATTAATGTTATTGACTTAGGCATGGTTGCGACACCCATGGTGTACTTTGGCGCAAACCAAGTGCTCGATGGCAAGAAGCCAAAGTCAGGAATCATGATTACTGGTAGCCACAATCCACCAAACTACAACGGCTTCAAAATGGTTTTGGGTGGCGCAGCAATCTACGGCGATCAGATTCAGGCTTTACGTCAGCGCATTGAAGCCAAGAAATTTGCCTCAGGCCAAGCTAGTCGCTCAACTTTTGACATCTTCCCGATGTATCTCAAGCATATTGTGGGTGACGTGAAGTTGGCTCGTCCCATGAAGATTGCTGTGGATTGCGGTAATGGTGTTGGCGGTGCATTTGCGGGCCAACTCTTTAGAGCCTTAGGCTGCGAAGTCCAAGAATTATTCTGCGAGGTTGATGGCCATTTCCCGAACCACCATCCAGATCCAGCCCATATTGAGAACCTGCAAGATCTCATCAAGAACCTACAGACTACCGATAACGAATTAGGTCTTGCTTTTGATGGTGATGCTGACCGTTTAGGTGTAGTCACTAAAGATGGTCAAGTGATTTTCCCTGATCGTCAAATGATGCTGTTTGCCAAAGACGTTCTTTCCAGAAATCCAGGCGGTCAGATTATTTATGACGTCAAGTGCACCCGCAATCTCGCCACCTATGTAAAACAACACGGCGGCGAACCGTTGATGTGGAAAACGGGTCACTCATTAGTTAAAGCAAAGCTCAAAGAAACTGGCGCTCCTTTAGCCGGCGAAATGTCAGGCCATATCTTCTTTAAAGACCGCTGGTTTGGATTTGATGATGGGCTGTATACAGGCGCCCGCCTTTTGGAGATTTTGTCCAAAGAAAAAGATCCTAACAAAACACTTAATGACCTACCGAACGCAATCTGCACCCCTGAATTACAACTAGCCTGCGCTGAAGGTGAGCCTTTTGCTTTGCTCGAAACCATCAAAGCCAACGCTAAGTTCCCTACTTCTGAATCCATCAACACAATTGATGGTGTTCGCGTGGAATATGCCGATGGGTTTGGTCTTGCCCGCCCATCCAATACGACTCCAGTAGTGGTAATGCGTTTTGAGGCTGATAGTGAAGAGGCAATTGCCCGTATTCAGGCAGAATTTAAAGCTGTATTGTTGGCTGCTAAGCCTGGTGCGAAGCTGCCGTTTTAA